Proteins encoded within one genomic window of Bradyrhizobium sp. AZCC 1719:
- a CDS encoding methyl-accepting chemotaxis protein: protein MLARYSIRTKIITVVAFLLVAMAGMGLLAVKNMRAINANTVDIATNWMPSIRVLGDLRAGTITYRNVIREHMLSETLEEKLSMEKTLATVIDNNTKIRAAYEPLITSAEERALYAEWSRLWDKYRKGTQEVMELSRKAAGTIPTEAHDLNTTTVNKISLDADAVLKKSIDLNNAGADKAAREAADSYTAALMMLALILGAAVMIGIGISAYLVRDVSRGIASIVTPMQALGNGDLNAEVPHQGEKTEIGAMADTLQVFKEALIAKKAADEAADADAEAKIERGRRVDGITRNFESVIGEIVQTVSSASTQLEASAGTLSATAERSQTLTSAVASASGEASANVQSVASATEELSSSVTEIGRQVQASARMATDAVGQARVTNDRVSELSKAAGRIGDVVELINTIAGQTNLLALNATIEAARAGEAGRGFAVVASEVKALAEQTAKATGEISQQIAGIQGATQDSVSAIKEISGTIERLAEISSAIAAAVEEQGAATQEISRNVQQAARGTHQVSTNITDVQRGASETGAASSQVLSAAQSLSGDSQRLRLEVGKFLESVRAA from the coding sequence ATGCTCGCCCGCTATTCGATCCGCACCAAGATTATCACCGTGGTCGCCTTCCTGCTCGTCGCGATGGCGGGCATGGGTCTGCTCGCGGTGAAGAACATGCGCGCCATCAACGCCAACACGGTCGATATCGCGACCAACTGGATGCCGAGTATCCGCGTGCTGGGCGACCTGCGCGCCGGCACCATCACCTACCGCAACGTGATCCGCGAGCACATGCTGTCCGAGACGCTGGAAGAGAAGCTCTCGATGGAGAAAACGCTCGCCACCGTCATCGACAACAACACCAAGATCCGCGCGGCCTACGAGCCGCTGATCACTTCGGCGGAGGAGCGGGCGCTGTATGCCGAATGGTCGAGGCTGTGGGACAAATACCGCAAAGGCACCCAGGAGGTCATGGAGCTGTCGCGCAAGGCGGCTGGGACCATCCCGACCGAAGCGCACGACCTGAATACCACGACCGTCAACAAGATCAGCCTCGATGCCGATGCCGTCCTGAAGAAGAGCATCGATCTGAACAATGCCGGCGCGGACAAGGCGGCAAGGGAGGCGGCTGACAGCTACACCGCCGCTCTCATGATGCTTGCCCTGATCCTTGGCGCCGCCGTTATGATCGGCATCGGCATCAGCGCCTATCTGGTTCGCGACGTCTCGCGCGGCATTGCTTCGATCGTCACGCCGATGCAGGCGCTGGGTAACGGCGATCTGAATGCGGAGGTGCCGCACCAGGGCGAGAAGACCGAAATCGGCGCGATGGCCGATACCTTGCAGGTATTCAAGGAAGCGCTGATTGCCAAGAAAGCGGCCGACGAGGCTGCTGACGCCGACGCCGAAGCCAAGATCGAGCGCGGCCGGCGGGTCGATGGCATCACCCGTAACTTCGAAAGCGTGATCGGCGAGATCGTGCAGACGGTATCCTCGGCTTCGACGCAGCTCGAAGCGTCGGCCGGCACGCTGTCGGCGACCGCCGAGCGCTCGCAGACGCTGACCTCGGCCGTCGCCTCGGCTTCCGGCGAAGCCTCCGCCAACGTCCAGTCGGTGGCCTCGGCGACCGAAGAGCTTTCTTCCTCGGTCACCGAGATTGGCCGCCAGGTGCAGGCGTCGGCGCGGATGGCGACCGACGCAGTCGGTCAGGCCCGCGTTACCAACGACCGGGTCAGCGAATTGTCCAAGGCAGCGGGCCGGATCGGCGACGTCGTCGAACTCATCAACACCATCGCCGGCCAGACCAACCTGCTGGCGCTCAACGCTACCATCGAGGCGGCGCGCGCCGGTGAGGCCGGCCGCGGCTTTGCGGTCGTGGCGTCGGAGGTCAAGGCGCTGGCCGAACAGACGGCAAAGGCCACCGGCGAGATCAGCCAGCAAATTGCCGGCATCCAGGGCGCGACCCAGGATTCTGTTAGCGCGATCAAGGAAATCAGCGGCACCATCGAAAGGCTGGCGGAAATCTCCTCGGCGATTGCGGCCGCCGTGGAAGAGCAGGGCGCCGCGACCCAGGAAATCTCCCGCAACGTGCAGCAGGCCGCCCGCGGCACCCATCAGGTCTCCACCAACATCACCGATGTGCAGCGCGGCGCCAGCGAGACCGGTGCGGCCTCCTCGCAGGTGCTGTCGGCGGCGCAGTCGCTCTCGGGCGATAGCCAGCGCCTCAGGCTCGAGGTCGGCAAGTTTCTGGAGTCGGTCCGGGCAGCCTGA
- the otnK gene encoding 3-oxo-tetronate kinase, whose product MKLFLGCIADDYTGASDLANTLTRQGLRTVQTIGVPPDDLALPEVDAVVISLKSRSIEADVAVDRSRAAEKWLRGRGAAHVLFKICSTFDSTDAGNIGPVMDALRADCGDAIVLVTPAFPETGRTVYQGNLFVGSVPLNESPLKDHPLNPMHDSNLVRVLARQSRTQVGLVDLATLTRGAEAVRGRLAELAGKGIGAAIIDAVFDRDLETIGAVALDHRLSVGASGIGLGLARALVASGKVKAAAAGAVSGTPVGGPAACLAGSCSQATLAQIANAEKTMAVLHLDPEQIIAGPAEARRALAWASDRISDGPILIASSSTPDQVAALQSRHGRDAAGHAIELAMADIAEGLVRTGVRRLVVAGGETSGAVVDRLRIPGFLVGEEIAAGVPVLRAVGAEDGEMLLALKSGNFGGTEFFSDALNLMR is encoded by the coding sequence GTGAAACTGTTCCTTGGCTGCATCGCCGACGACTACACCGGCGCCTCCGACCTCGCCAACACGCTGACGCGTCAGGGCCTGCGCACGGTGCAGACCATCGGCGTGCCGCCAGACGATCTGGCGCTGCCGGAGGTCGATGCGGTCGTGATCTCGCTCAAGAGCCGCTCGATCGAGGCTGATGTTGCGGTCGACCGTTCGCGCGCCGCGGAAAAATGGCTGCGCGGCCGCGGCGCCGCTCACGTGCTGTTCAAGATTTGCTCGACCTTCGATTCCACCGACGCCGGCAATATCGGTCCGGTGATGGACGCGCTGCGCGCCGACTGCGGCGATGCCATCGTGCTGGTGACGCCGGCGTTTCCGGAGACCGGCCGCACCGTTTATCAGGGCAATCTGTTCGTAGGCTCCGTGCCGCTGAACGAAAGCCCGCTGAAGGATCATCCGCTCAATCCGATGCACGATTCCAATCTGGTGCGGGTGCTGGCGCGCCAGAGCCGGACCCAGGTCGGGCTGGTCGATCTCGCCACGCTCACGCGCGGTGCGGAGGCGGTTCGCGGGCGTCTCGCTGAGCTGGCGGGAAAGGGGATCGGCGCGGCCATCATCGATGCCGTCTTTGACCGCGATCTGGAAACGATTGGCGCCGTTGCGCTGGATCACCGCCTGTCCGTCGGCGCATCCGGCATCGGCCTCGGCCTTGCGCGCGCGCTGGTCGCCTCCGGCAAGGTCAAAGCGGCGGCCGCGGGCGCGGTCTCCGGCACGCCGGTCGGCGGACCGGCTGCGTGTCTTGCGGGGAGCTGCTCGCAGGCGACGTTGGCGCAGATTGCCAATGCCGAAAAGACTATGGCCGTGCTGCATCTCGATCCCGAGCAGATCATCGCGGGGCCGGCAGAGGCGCGCCGGGCGCTGGCCTGGGCGAGCGACCGGATCAGCGATGGTCCAATCCTGATTGCCAGCAGCTCGACGCCGGACCAGGTTGCAGCTCTGCAATCTCGGCATGGCCGCGATGCAGCCGGACATGCCATCGAGCTGGCGATGGCCGATATCGCCGAAGGCCTGGTGCGCACCGGCGTGCGGCGATTGGTGGTCGCCGGTGGTGAAACTTCGGGCGCCGTCGTCGATCGGCTGAGGATTCCGGGCTTTCTCGTCGGCGAAGAAATCGCTGCAGGCGTGCCGGTTTTGCGCGCGGTCGGCGCCGAGGACGGCGAGATGCTGCTCGCACTGAAATCAGGCAATTTCGGCGGGACGGAATTTTTCTCCGATGCCTTGAATCTGATGCGCTGA
- a CDS encoding methyl-accepting chemotaxis protein, producing the protein MPRILCALLVPSLGLLLASSIVVREKAATVGEMQKLSTLAGLATRVSGLVHEMQRERGASAVFLGSKGEQLKRELPEQRLLTDAQRQTLGAALKDFDVKAAGGQLATILDDAMAQVARLEAIRQDVSSLKIAAADSNVYFTTTIGRLLDVGLEISQLVTNVNVARALSAYSSFMQAKERSGQERATGAPGFAAGKFNLAQYRLFAGVVANQNTYFSLFKSYATSDDQVFLATTVVGETVTEVDRMRKMAIETSPGEPLSGADGAHWYKMTTARIDLMKKVEDHLAGNLLALAERTRVTAESAFWTALGIAAAVIILTGVLGLLIVRSIIRPLIGLTSGMKELAGGNFGVVLPGLDRKDEIGDMAFAIEAFKLKAADKARDEAEARIKQDQIAAGQRKADMNKMANDFEAAVGQIVEAVSSASSQLEVSAGTLTSTAERAQELATTVASASEEASTNVQSVASATEEMASSVTEISRQVQESARMANDAVEQARTTNDRVSELSKAATRIGDVVELINTIAGQTNLLALNATIEAARAGEAGRGFAVVASEVKALAEQTAKATGEIGQQITGIQAATQESVNAIQAISGTIEKLSEISSTIAAAVEEQGAATQEISRNVQQAAMGTQQVSSNITDVQRGASETGSASSQVLAAAQSLSGDSNRLKLEVGRFLDSVRAA; encoded by the coding sequence ATGCCCCGCATCCTGTGCGCGCTGCTGGTTCCTTCACTTGGCCTGTTGCTGGCCTCATCGATCGTCGTGCGCGAAAAGGCAGCGACGGTCGGGGAAATGCAAAAACTCTCCACACTTGCCGGCCTCGCCACGCGCGTCAGCGGGCTGGTGCACGAGATGCAGCGGGAGCGCGGTGCCTCCGCAGTTTTCCTGGGCAGCAAAGGCGAACAGCTAAAGCGAGAGCTTCCCGAACAGCGCTTGCTCACCGACGCGCAGCGCCAGACGCTCGGAGCCGCGCTCAAGGACTTTGATGTCAAGGCAGCCGGCGGTCAACTTGCCACGATCCTGGACGATGCAATGGCGCAGGTCGCGCGACTCGAGGCGATCAGGCAAGACGTCAGCTCCCTCAAGATAGCTGCCGCAGACTCGAACGTCTATTTCACGACCACCATCGGCCGCCTGCTCGACGTCGGGCTGGAGATCTCCCAGCTAGTAACCAACGTCAATGTCGCCCGCGCCCTTTCGGCCTATTCAAGCTTCATGCAGGCCAAGGAACGGTCCGGGCAGGAGCGGGCAACGGGTGCCCCTGGATTTGCCGCTGGCAAATTCAACCTCGCCCAGTATCGTCTTTTCGCCGGCGTCGTCGCCAATCAGAATACCTATTTCTCCCTGTTTAAGTCATATGCCACCAGCGACGATCAGGTCTTCCTCGCGACAACGGTCGTTGGGGAGACGGTGACCGAAGTCGATCGCATGCGGAAAATGGCGATCGAGACGTCCCCGGGCGAGCCGCTGAGCGGCGCCGATGGCGCACATTGGTATAAAATGACCACAGCGCGCATCGACCTAATGAAAAAAGTCGAAGACCATCTTGCCGGAAATCTGCTCGCTTTGGCGGAGCGTACCCGGGTGACGGCGGAATCGGCATTTTGGACCGCCCTTGGCATTGCCGCGGCGGTAATCATTCTGACGGGCGTCCTTGGGCTACTCATCGTACGCAGCATCATACGACCCCTTATCGGCCTCACTTCCGGCATGAAGGAACTCGCCGGCGGCAATTTCGGCGTGGTTCTTCCAGGGCTCGACCGCAAGGACGAGATCGGCGACATGGCGTTTGCCATCGAGGCATTCAAGCTGAAGGCTGCGGACAAGGCCCGCGACGAAGCTGAAGCCAGGATCAAGCAGGATCAGATCGCAGCGGGGCAACGCAAGGCGGACATGAACAAGATGGCCAACGATTTCGAGGCGGCGGTCGGCCAGATCGTCGAAGCCGTGTCGTCGGCGTCCAGCCAGCTCGAGGTCTCGGCGGGCACGCTGACGTCGACCGCGGAACGCGCGCAGGAACTCGCGACAACGGTCGCTTCGGCCTCCGAGGAAGCCTCGACCAACGTGCAGTCGGTGGCGTCGGCCACCGAAGAGATGGCGTCATCCGTCACCGAGATCAGCCGCCAGGTGCAGGAATCGGCGCGGATGGCCAACGACGCCGTGGAGCAGGCGCGCACGACCAATGACCGCGTCAGCGAATTGTCGAAGGCGGCAACCCGCATCGGCGACGTCGTCGAGCTGATCAACACCATCGCCGGCCAGACCAACCTGCTGGCGCTCAACGCCACCATCGAGGCGGCGCGCGCCGGCGAGGCCGGCCGCGGTTTTGCGGTCGTGGCTTCCGAAGTGAAGGCGCTGGCGGAACAGACCGCGAAGGCCACCGGCGAGATCGGACAACAAATCACCGGCATCCAGGCGGCAACGCAGGAGTCGGTGAACGCGATCCAGGCCATCAGTGGCACGATTGAAAAACTGTCGGAGATTTCGTCGACGATTGCGGCGGCCGTGGAAGAGCAGGGCGCCGCGACGCAGGAAATCTCCCGCAACGTGCAGCAGGCGGCCATGGGCACCCAGCAGGTGTCCTCCAACATTACCGACGTGCAGCGTGGCGCCAGCGAAACCGGATCGGCGTCCTCGCAGGTGCTTGCGGCGGCGCAATCGCTCTCAGGCGACTCGAACCGCCTCAAGCTCGAGGTCGGCAGGTTCCTCGATTCGGTGCGGGCGGCTTGA
- a CDS encoding methyl-accepting chemotaxis protein, whose translation MFGMISRAKLTVGRKIYALICLSFIGFLGIAFLDSRELASSLNQQKQIELRHLGEIALGIIKEEHAAAQKGGVSDADAQKRAMARIGALRYGNNDYYWINDMHPKMVMHPIRPEMNGNDLSAYKDPNGNLLFVDFVNTVRKNGSGFVPYEWPKPGFDKPQPKLSYVVGFAPWNWVVGTGVYIDDLTAQTWASTQRSLIIAGVVLLFTLVVSIFVARSVTGPLQRMTVAMNELASGNLAVEVPGIGRGDEVGEMAKAVEVFKSNAISRQSLEAEQHAAETRAVASRKADMSKMADDFEAAVGQIVEAVSSASSQLEVSAGTLTSTAERAQELATTVASASEEASTNVQSVASATEEMASSVTEISRQVQESARMANDAVEQARTTNDRVSELSKAATRIGDVVELINTIAGQTNLLALNATIEAARAGEAGRGFAVVASEVKALAEQTAKATGEIGQQITGIQAATQESVNAIQAISGTIEKLSEISSTIAAAVEEQGAATQEISRNVQQAAMGTQQVSSNITDVQRGASETGSASSQVLAAAQSLSGDSNRLKLEVGRFLDSVRAA comes from the coding sequence ATGTTTGGAATGATAAGCCGGGCCAAGCTGACGGTTGGCCGAAAGATCTATGCCCTCATCTGCCTGAGCTTTATCGGTTTCCTCGGCATCGCCTTTCTCGATTCGCGCGAACTGGCATCGAGCTTGAACCAGCAGAAGCAGATCGAGCTGCGCCACCTCGGCGAAATCGCACTCGGCATCATCAAGGAAGAGCATGCCGCGGCGCAGAAGGGCGGCGTGTCCGACGCCGATGCCCAGAAGCGGGCGATGGCGCGGATCGGAGCGCTCAGGTACGGCAACAACGACTATTACTGGATCAATGACATGCATCCGAAAATGGTGATGCATCCGATCAGGCCGGAGATGAACGGCAACGATCTTTCGGCCTACAAGGATCCCAACGGTAACCTGTTGTTCGTCGATTTCGTCAATACCGTCAGAAAGAACGGCTCCGGCTTTGTTCCCTACGAATGGCCGAAGCCCGGCTTCGACAAGCCGCAGCCGAAATTGTCCTACGTGGTCGGCTTCGCTCCGTGGAACTGGGTCGTCGGCACCGGCGTCTACATCGACGACCTGACGGCGCAGACCTGGGCCTCGACCCAGCGCTCGCTGATCATTGCCGGTGTAGTCCTGCTATTTACGCTCGTGGTGTCGATCTTCGTGGCGCGTAGCGTCACCGGTCCGCTGCAGCGGATGACGGTTGCGATGAACGAACTCGCCAGCGGCAACCTTGCCGTCGAGGTGCCCGGCATCGGGCGCGGCGACGAGGTTGGCGAGATGGCCAAGGCCGTCGAAGTGTTCAAGAGCAATGCCATTTCGCGCCAGTCGCTGGAGGCCGAGCAGCACGCGGCCGAGACCCGCGCCGTGGCGAGCCGCAAGGCGGATATGAGCAAGATGGCCGACGATTTCGAGGCGGCGGTCGGCCAGATCGTCGAAGCCGTATCGTCGGCGTCCAGCCAGCTCGAGGTCTCGGCGGGCACGCTGACGTCGACCGCGGAACGCGCGCAGGAACTTGCGACAACGGTCGCTTCGGCCTCCGAGGAAGCCTCGACCAATGTGCAGTCGGTGGCGTCGGCCACCGAAGAGATGGCGTCATCCGTCACCGAGATCAGCCGCCAGGTGCAGGAATCGGCGCGGATGGCCAACGACGCCGTGGAGCAGGCGCGCACGACCAATGACCGCGTCAGCGAATTGTCGAAGGCGGCAACCCGCATCGGCGACGTCGTCGAGCTGATCAACACCATCGCCGGCCAGACCAACCTGCTGGCGCTCAACGCCACCATCGAGGCGGCGCGCGCCGGCGAGGCCGGCCGCGGTTTTGCGGTCGTGGCTTCCGAAGTGAAGGCGCTGGCGGAACAGACCGCGAAGGCAACCGGCGAGATCGGACAACAGATCACCGGCATCCAGGCGGCAACGCAGGAGTCGGTGAACGCGATCCAGGCCATCAGTGGCACGATTGAAAAACTGTCGGAGATTTCGTCGACGATTGCGGCGGCCGTGGAAGAGCAGGGCGCCGCGACGCAGGAAATCTCCCGCAACGTGCAGCAGGCGGCCATGGGCACCCAGCAGGTGTCCTCCAACATTACCGACGTGCAGCGTGGCGCCAGCGAAACCGGATCGGCGTCCTCGCAGGTGCTTGCGGCGGCGCAATCGCTCTCAGGCGACTCGAACCGCCTCAAGCTCGAGGTCGGCCGCTTCCTCGACTCGGTGCGGGCGGCCTGA
- a CDS encoding methyl-accepting chemotaxis protein, translated as MKLNRIGYKLGLAGAVGVLLAIGMVANQMVTESKIEEASERAARSQQVADNSLSAHIDLRKIQLAAGNVRLARTSAEVEKTVADLQRYKASGAKELEAALTMAQRLDARERLQKIKTLMDGFTAAVEDLAKAQITLLAQIDKRSVISEEWTKAVDAQLKLPAMAKLDNRLEIERLLFQADGKVNALRAAAWKLGATGDANLVSEMAKTEASLKDVFNKLRGEADDRELLVVVSNLSSTVKRFLAANEEAVKTEQLKNDIIANRTVKAAADVADLMETTVEAAQKDARTSKDEVMADTERANRINLIMAIIVVASLIASVAFSFLGVARPMTRLNGALGEMAGGNLDVEIPGADRGDEIGDLAKTVTVIRENAEHKAREEAEAKVQQDLIAAQRRKAEMIKLADDFEGAVGNIVETVSSASTQLEAAAGTLTTTAERAQELTTMVAAASEEASTNVQSVASSTEEMASSITEIGRQVQESARMANEAVDQARTTNDRVSELSKAAARIGAVVELINTIAEQTNLLALNATIEAARAGDAGRGFAVVASEVKALAEQTSKATGEIGQQITGIQAATEESVGAIQAISSTIEKLSEISSTIAAAVEEQGAATQEISRNVQQAARGTQQVSANITDVQRGAGETGSASTQVLSSAQSLSSDSNRLKLEVGKFLNSVRAA; from the coding sequence ATCAAGCTCAACCGTATCGGATACAAACTGGGCTTGGCCGGGGCGGTTGGCGTCCTGCTGGCGATCGGCATGGTGGCCAACCAGATGGTCACCGAATCGAAGATCGAGGAAGCCAGCGAGCGCGCCGCCCGGTCGCAGCAGGTGGCTGACAACTCGCTTTCCGCCCATATCGACCTGCGCAAGATTCAGCTTGCTGCCGGCAATGTCAGGCTGGCGAGGACTTCCGCCGAGGTCGAGAAGACCGTTGCCGATTTGCAGCGCTACAAGGCGAGCGGGGCGAAGGAGTTGGAGGCGGCGCTGACGATGGCGCAGCGGCTGGACGCCAGGGAACGGCTGCAGAAGATCAAGACGTTGATGGATGGCTTTACTGCCGCCGTGGAAGATCTCGCCAAGGCGCAGATCACGCTGCTGGCGCAGATCGACAAGCGCTCGGTCATCTCGGAAGAATGGACCAAGGCGGTCGATGCCCAGTTGAAGTTGCCGGCCATGGCGAAGTTGGACAACCGCCTCGAGATCGAGCGTTTGCTGTTTCAGGCCGATGGAAAGGTGAACGCGTTGCGGGCTGCCGCCTGGAAGCTCGGCGCAACCGGCGATGCCAACCTGGTCTCGGAGATGGCCAAGACCGAGGCCTCGCTGAAGGATGTGTTCAACAAGCTGCGCGGCGAGGCCGATGACCGGGAATTGCTGGTCGTGGTCAGCAACCTTTCCTCGACCGTCAAGCGCTTCCTGGCCGCCAATGAGGAAGCGGTAAAGACCGAGCAGCTCAAGAACGACATCATCGCCAACCGCACCGTCAAGGCCGCCGCAGATGTCGCCGATCTGATGGAAACGACCGTCGAGGCCGCGCAAAAGGATGCCAGGACCTCCAAGGACGAGGTCATGGCCGATACCGAGCGCGCCAACCGCATCAACCTGATCATGGCGATCATCGTCGTCGCGTCGCTGATCGCCTCGGTGGCATTCTCCTTCCTCGGGGTCGCGCGTCCAATGACGCGGCTGAACGGTGCGCTGGGCGAGATGGCCGGCGGCAATCTCGATGTCGAGATTCCCGGCGCCGACCGTGGCGACGAAATCGGCGATCTCGCCAAGACGGTGACCGTCATTCGCGAGAACGCCGAGCACAAGGCGCGTGAGGAAGCCGAAGCCAAAGTTCAGCAGGATCTGATCGCGGCGCAGCGGCGCAAGGCCGAGATGATCAAGCTCGCCGACGATTTCGAAGGTGCGGTCGGCAATATCGTCGAGACCGTGTCATCGGCGTCGACCCAACTCGAAGCCGCCGCCGGAACGCTGACGACGACTGCCGAACGTGCCCAGGAATTGACCACGATGGTGGCGGCGGCTTCCGAGGAAGCCTCCACCAATGTGCAGTCGGTGGCTTCCTCCACCGAGGAGATGGCGTCGTCGATTACCGAGATCGGCCGTCAAGTTCAGGAATCGGCGCGGATGGCCAATGAGGCCGTCGATCAGGCCCGCACCACCAATGACCGGGTCAGCGAATTGTCGAAGGCGGCGGCCCGCATCGGCGCGGTGGTCGAACTCATCAACACCATCGCCGAACAGACCAATTTGCTGGCGCTCAACGCCACCATCGAGGCCGCCCGTGCCGGCGACGCCGGCCGCGGCTTCGCCGTCGTGGCATCTGAGGTGAAGGCGCTGGCGGAACAAACCTCGAAGGCGACCGGCGAGATCGGCCAGCAGATCACCGGCATTCAGGCCGCGACGGAGGAGTCCGTCGGTGCGATCCAGGCGATCAGCTCCACGATCGAGAAGCTGTCGGAAATATCCTCGACCATTGCGGCCGCGGTGGAAGAGCAGGGTGCCGCAACCCAGGAAATCTCCCGCAACGTGCAACAGGCGGCCCGCGGCACCCAGCAGGTCTCCGCCAACATCACCGACGTGCAGCGCGGGGCCGGCGAGACCGGATCGGCCTCGACGCAGGTGCTCTCTTCGGCCCAGTCGCTGTCGTCGGACTCCAACCGCCTCAAGCTCGAGGTCGGCAAGTTCCTGAATTCGGTGCGGGCGGCGTGA
- the otnI gene encoding 2-oxo-tetronate isomerase has product MPRFAANLSMMFTEVPFLDRFDAAAQVGFTAVEFLFPYDHPADAVGERLKKNGLTQALFNLPPGNWDAGEKGFAALPERFDDLKRSLETALPYAKATGVKRLHLMAGIADRSSAKAVEQFYKSVAWAAEFYAPHSLDVVIEPINPRNVPGYFLNDFSFARDLIVELKIPNLKLQFDIYHCQIIHGDVTMRLREMMPITGHVQIASIPSRNEPDGEELNYPFLFTELDRLGYGGFVGCEYNPRGKTTDGLGWFKPYAGAKP; this is encoded by the coding sequence ATGCCGCGCTTTGCCGCCAATCTCTCCATGATGTTTACCGAGGTCCCGTTCCTCGACCGCTTCGATGCGGCGGCGCAGGTGGGGTTTACCGCAGTCGAATTTCTGTTTCCCTACGACCATCCGGCAGACGCCGTCGGCGAGCGGCTTAAAAAGAACGGCCTGACGCAGGCGCTGTTCAATTTGCCGCCGGGCAATTGGGACGCCGGCGAAAAAGGCTTTGCCGCGCTGCCGGAGCGCTTTGACGATCTCAAGCGAAGCCTTGAGACGGCGTTGCCCTATGCGAAGGCGACCGGCGTCAAGCGGCTGCATCTGATGGCGGGCATCGCCGATCGCAGCAGCGCGAAGGCCGTCGAACAATTCTACAAGTCGGTAGCGTGGGCAGCCGAGTTCTACGCGCCCCATAGCCTCGACGTCGTGATCGAGCCGATCAATCCGCGCAACGTGCCTGGCTATTTTCTCAACGATTTTTCCTTCGCGCGCGACCTGATTGTCGAACTGAAAATCCCAAATCTCAAACTGCAGTTCGACATCTATCACTGCCAGATCATCCATGGCGACGTCACCATGCGGCTGCGCGAGATGATGCCGATAACAGGCCATGTCCAGATCGCCAGCATTCCCTCGCGCAATGAGCCTGACGGCGAAGAGCTGAACTATCCGTTCCTGTTCACCGAGCTCGACCGGCTCGGCTATGGCGGCTTCGTCGGCTGCGAATACAACCCGCGCGGCAAGACCACCGATGGCCTCGGCTGGTTCAAGCCCTATGCCGGAGCAAAACCGTGA